The Pieris napi chromosome 11, ilPieNapi1.2, whole genome shotgun sequence DNA segment TTACAAATCATGGAAGTAGAAAAGCTAAGGAAAtggtaaagaaaataataattgaaatatatgaatataaaatgcaatattaaattgtCTAAATTCCTTCTTAGGAAGAAAATCCAAATGTAGCTGCAACATTTTACTGGGAAGTTCTTAATAGATCTGTGAGAATTGAAGGCCATGTTGAAAAGTTGTCTGAAGAGGAATCTACAACATATTTCCATTCACGGCCTGTGCCTAGTCAGATTGCAGCCTGTACTAGCTATCAGAGTACTCCCATTGAGTCAAGAGATATTCTTTGTGAGAGAGAAAGTATACTGGAGGCAAAATATATGATTCCTAATCAAGAAGTTCCAAAACCAGAGTTTTGGTgagtttgtatttatataaataaaaagcacaATTCCTTAACAATAATTACTTCATCTGTAAATTCAAATGGTATCCtgaaatcaatttaaatatgtgtgatttaatatttttggtataaaaagtgaaatatttacaattatgttGGCTTGATCAACACATTTGTTTATAGGAActtcaaattatataaataactttactattatttattatagggGTGGTTACATAATACGTCCAAGAGCTGTTGAGTTTTGGCAAGGTCAAAGAGATCGCCTTCATGAtagaattaaatttagaaaGCCAAAAAATGATGAAGTGCCTGATAACAAGATTTTGCATGAAGGAGAAGATGGTTGGGTTTATGAAAGACTTtcaccttaaatatttatgaataatgtatCATGCTTTTAGATACTTACACACCTTTTTTACTCAATAGATACCATTGAGTAAGAGGTGTGTACCTGTTTAAAAACAGGTTACTGTTTAAgtgtaagaataaaaaatattgtcttcCATTTTTTATAGAGAACTATGTTTCAAttgatgttttaatataaacaaaaattaatttaaattttatatattttaattatctctCTTTGTATTCCAGATGTTGTTTTCCATACAACTTCCGATTTTAATGTCCCTGAGTTTTCTATTGCCTTTTCAAATTGTCTTGTTCCACCGCcaacaccaaaataatatgttttcgCTGCTACATAAATAACACCATTTTTACTTAACCTTGTTTCAAATAGTTTGATAAGCTTATCAtagttatttagattatatattgTCTCAGATGTAAGTATTACATCATATTTCTCATCATTAgacaaaaaatcattaaatgaCTTCCAATcaccagaaaaaaaattacatttttttatttcagattgtCTTGTAGTTTCATCCTCaatgttaagtaataaatttggtattgttatattttccAATACTTCTTTGTTctgaaaaaatatagatatacttAATAAACATAGGAATACTATTTACACTTATTGTAATTACTTTCACTCTCTGCTCATTTAGTAACTACTTACATAGTCTTGAAAGGTGACTGTGGCATTTTTGAGGTAGGAATATATGCCCAGAATACCTGTTCCACAACctaaatctaatatttttttactatccAGGTTAATATCATTATTCTCTAAAAACTCAATAAGGTCATAAGTGCATTCCCAAATTTTTAACCCAcctgaaaattataataaaatctttttgcaaaaatcttataaataacaaatttatacacatgtgttttattaatgtttcagATAAAATTATACACCACCTTCATACTTTCCAGTAATTAAATCACTGTGTTCTTTTTCAGCTAACTCCACAGCATTTTTTTTGCTTTGACCAATTTCAATAGACAACTGGTTTGTAAAAACATGACCTATCTCCACATCACCACACATAAACATTCTTGCTTGTTTTGCTATAGTTTCTAAATTATTATGCTGGTTGGTGAGCTCAACCTGTTCACATTGCAACCATTCAATTTCTGTATTTTCTGAAATGATTGagttaatgttaaatttaggTGGGATAAGAACATTACTTACCAAGAGGTTTTTTAGATTAGACTtagattttactaaaatattcaaaaatggaAAACCATGGTGACtactgattatttaaataatacatctgTCATAACATTTACCTTTCATATCGACAGCTTCATCTGTTCCGTTGAAGTTGAATTTAAATGAGGCCATTGTATTAACTTTGTTCCACGTTATAATTTAggaactaaaaataatttcgctTTGTTGAAAAAAGTTAGGAGTTATGTTATAAATACAGTAAGGTACaggtcttaaaaaaataaacaattttggttatttagaataatagttttataatactaCGATTCCGCATGAGGAGATTTtctctaaaattataaattaattatctagTCTACACTACAAatggtttttagtttttacatgCATGTTTTTATTCACCGGATACAGTGCTGAATGCGAACTATGTATAGTGTATACCTTCCTTGACCCTTGTAGATAGTAGTGAAGTGTGAACGTGACCTGTGAACTGTGAAGTCTCAAGTTAGTACTCAGTTGAGTGATGACTGATGAGTCTTAACAGTTAACACAGAAgcagaacatttttttagttttatggcctggtaaaCACAGAATAATAATTACCGGTACCATAACCAATATATcacaataaaaatctaaaaagaaTGAGAGGACTGGGAACCGTATAAAACTCGTTCTATTCTTGTCTGTGGTCATTTAACGAATCTATAAagtgataatattatttttttatgaaatctcGCTGTTTGCCTGCTGTAGCAGCAGTAGGGGCTGTTGCGAGCGTAGCTTGGCCGGAATGGGCGTTTTCCCGCAACAAGCGCAAGGACGTGCGAGACTCGGACATCGCGGGGTGGACAATCGCCTATGAAGGTGGTTTTTTACCCTTATCtgattttgacttttcttTGCCGCGCGGGCGGTGTTTAATTTGAAGTTAGCTATTGTTCAATAACAATAGCTAACTTTCCTATATCCAATGATAATCCGGATCCGTTAGGAAACGTCGGTGCCTCCGGGCCTTTTTTGTCTGGGGTGAAATTTCAAATTGGCTCATACTTAAATAGTGTCTCAGACTGACACTACGACTACGAGAATACAAGTGAAGAAATACATTTCTCGAATGTAACTCAAGCTGAACATTCGATTGTTGAGCTTGTTATTCGTTTGCTTTTTAACATGTGTTTTTGCAAGTCTcatttatattctataaaaatgtcttaagattgtaatgtaaaacttaatttagtaCAAAAGTTAGATAAGTTAAGcaaccaaaatatttatttgataagtGGGTAGACCAAGGACATGAATATGAATAAGGTGTCAAATTCATTTAACGAAATAGGCAGATCCCTTTCTTTTCTTTCATTTCTCTTGCTTTTTATATGGTTTATATGCTTAAGTTCTTATTCTAAGAGGTAAAGGTTATGAATCGTATAGTGATTTAACGCTCAGTCTGACTCCcgtaagtaaaaaataaattggatATTGACATCCGGTATTAAGAATGGATATCTCTCTATTTTTTTTccctttatggctctggcacggtttgccAGATCTCTATTTGGctttaagttatattattgttgattttacgtagattataaaataaaagtaaatatgaatattgtgTAGTCTGTGCACCTATTCTGTGCCTGCTGAGaagttattataacatgtaGTTTTCTTTATTACCTGTGACTACTAAAGATtgtcaatatataaaatgacattccagaaattttaaagtaacaaaaatattcttaatccTATCAGTTCATGCTCAGGAAATATCCACCGACGTTTTCTAAGACTTTTCTCAAAGAGTAAGATGGAATCCAATCATGTTATTAATCAAgtggtaataaatttaattatttattgagtaTAAATAGAATCATTTTCTAACGATTTAATCACAACTACTTTGGTTTAGTTGTCACAGTGGTTGTCACTTTTGACTTATCAACATCATCGACGAGTAATATGGTCATTGGTTGTGATTACTGAACGTACGTATTCCATTCTAAGATCAGTGTGGTCACTTCgtgttttttcttattattctgctgcatttacattttatagttCACGGATCACTCATTCAAATTAAGCATCGTTCATCGCTTCACGACAAATTTGTTTCTTGAATCGTGCTAATTGCTACATGAGTATTTGTAACTTAGTTTAAGTTAATTTGCAATTTTGGTGTACTATAAAAGGGGATAGTGTTATATTcagttgaatttaaattttaacaccaTGACCGACGTGGCAAAAAAGGTAatctgtttattatattacaaaattctatTTCATGACTTAATTCTACGATTTTTAATGTACAATTTTTACTTGATATAAACCTAACATCTCTAATGGATACTTTAATGAAAATAGCGTTATAATACATTGATTTTTCGTTCAAGAAGTCGTATTTCACAAGTTATGTGCATTCGTGCAGTTACGACCTAACCTCTAGTGCGGCCATGGGATGATCGCGATGGCATGCCTACGTATAACAAAGCctttaacattatattatgtttaaaaaaaatatacatggcGTTGACCTGAAAAAATTTGAAGTCAAGTCAATGATGTATTAGCTTTGTAATGCTATAAAATTTTCAGGTTCAGGATTACAAAGATTCACTTAAACAGAAGGCAGAGCACCTTATTATTAAAGGATTTCCAGAAAAGATAGTAAAGCTGAATGAGCTGTTAGAAACACCTAACTTCCTGAATAGAGAATTAGTAGATGTCCATcaggtaaattaatttattcataaaacttgatattttaaatgcaGGATTCAGCATTCATATTGCAGGATCATAATTTCTAATGTAAATTTTCTCAAAGTAGACAGAGAGTAAACCTACACCAAATAACTGAAAGGTTTGAACCTTCGTTTATAATTTGCTATTAGACAAGATTAGATCCAACctaaaacattaattgttttgttggTATATCtcaaagaattttataaaaattcaattcacAATTTCAGGATTTAAACATTCCAGTTCCACCGCCAATACAAGCAGTTAATGAACCAAACGCTAAAAGAGCTAGACGAGATTCGTCTGAGATGTCAAGCAATACAACGTTAGAAGGCACACGGGTGTTTGCTCTGCCAAATGGAAGTGTCCCATGTAATAAACCTCTTAGTGACCTTATTCACCTTGTCAAACCTCACATAAGAGAGCTTATTGAGGATTCTAATCTGGTTAGTTTTAGTATATgagtataatatacaataccTACTCTTTATAAGGTAAAATATGTTGCTTCATATAGTTATTGGAAGGATTTTAGGACTCATATTTATCAGTATTCAtcttttaacatatttaaaataaaactgaagCATTCTTGAGTAATTGAAATGTATGTTCTTAAAAGACAGAACTATGATTAACCTTTATGTGACGGgttggacattttttattgatattataaaaGCAATTTCCTTTATTGAGGTCACCaaacaaatactttaaaaaaatcatctaaAATTTCCTATGTGACGGATAAATTCAtaactctttttttttgtgtagaaTTACGTTTAActattctattgtttttttagacatatatgtgtatattgattaaatattaaactttttaataaacaatgttGTTTCTTGGCTGTGGACACAATTGATAActatagttataaattaatttaaattgattaattttccaGCTAAAAATGTGGATTTCATTCATGATTCCTAAAATAGAGGATGGCAACAATTTTGGTGTGTCAATACAAGAAGATACATTGGCTGAGGTTCAGTCTGTTGAATCGGAAGCTGCAGCATTCTTTGATCAAATCTCAAGATACTTCATTTCAAGAGCGAAAATTGTATCAAAAGTTGCCAAATATCCACATATTGAGGATTATAGAAGAGCTGTTGAAGTAAGTTTGttgaagtaatttatatttgaaatataaataataaagtatagaatgttaaacaaaattcatgttttaatgatttattaaaatttgtatactattataaaactatttttttttcaattttgttaataaatatgtaattcacTATGCAATTGAGATATGAGTCATcagacaaataattataatattaatttcatagtTGGTAGCTTAAACTACTGAAGTGATTTGTATAAAATCGGGGCACTGCTTAAACACCCGTCACCtcgatatatatattatattctgaTGGCTAATGCAGTTAccaaattttgtatatttaaagagtacataatatttaaaaattatgtactcAGAGtacatagtatttaattttca contains these protein-coding regions:
- the LOC125053645 gene encoding proteasome activator complex subunit 3 isoform X4, whose protein sequence is MTDVAKKDYKDSLKQKAEHLIIKGFPEKIVKLNELLETPNFLNRELVDVHQDLNIPVPPPIQAVNEPNAKRARRDSSEMSSNTTLEGTRVFALPNGSVPCNKPLSDLIHLVKPHIRELIEDSNLLKMWISFMIPKIEDGNNFGVSIQEDTLAEVQSVESEAAAFFDQISRYFISRAKIVSKVAKYPHIEDYRRAVEELDEKEYISLWLVMCEIRNRYCSLHDIVIKNLEKIKKPRSSNAETLY
- the LOC125053645 gene encoding proteasome activator complex subunit 3 isoform X3 yields the protein MTDVAKKVQDYKDSLKQKAEHLIIKGFPEKIVKLNELLETPNFLNRELVDVHQDLNIPVPPPIQAVNEPNAKRARRDSSEMSSNTTLEGTRVFALPNGSVPCNKPLSDLIHLVKPHIRELIEDSNLLKMWISFMIPKIEDGNNFGVSIQEDTLAEVQSVESEAAAFFDQISRYFISRAKIVSKVAKYPHIEDYRRAVEELDEKEYISLWLVMCEIRNRYCSLHDIVIKNLEKIKKPRSSNAETLY
- the LOC125053643 gene encoding pyridoxine/pyridoxamine 5'-phosphate oxidase-like isoform X1, whose product is MSVYRSICFLSTTKNLRKMSIDIGGMRIRYKDKDETFLEKHLVSKEPFGQFKAWFEEACTRKEILEPNAMCLATATKDCFPSARFVLCKGYGKDGFKFFTNHGSRKAKEMEENPNVAATFYWEVLNRSVRIEGHVEKLSEEESTTYFHSRPVPSQIAACTSYQSTPIESRDILCERESILEAKYMIPNQEVPKPEFWGGYIIRPRAVEFWQGQRDRLHDRIKFRKPKNDEVPDNKILHEGEDGWVYERLSP
- the LOC125053645 gene encoding proteasome activator complex subunit 3 isoform X1; amino-acid sequence: MESNHVINQVVQDYKDSLKQKAEHLIIKGFPEKIVKLNELLETPNFLNRELVDVHQDLNIPVPPPIQAVNEPNAKRARRDSSEMSSNTTLEGTRVFALPNGSVPCNKPLSDLIHLVKPHIRELIEDSNLLKMWISFMIPKIEDGNNFGVSIQEDTLAEVQSVESEAAAFFDQISRYFISRAKIVSKVAKYPHIEDYRRAVEELDEKEYISLWLVMCEIRNRYCSLHDIVIKNLEKIKKPRSSNAETLY
- the LOC125053645 gene encoding proteasome activator complex subunit 3 isoform X2 encodes the protein MESNHVINQVDYKDSLKQKAEHLIIKGFPEKIVKLNELLETPNFLNRELVDVHQDLNIPVPPPIQAVNEPNAKRARRDSSEMSSNTTLEGTRVFALPNGSVPCNKPLSDLIHLVKPHIRELIEDSNLLKMWISFMIPKIEDGNNFGVSIQEDTLAEVQSVESEAAAFFDQISRYFISRAKIVSKVAKYPHIEDYRRAVEELDEKEYISLWLVMCEIRNRYCSLHDIVIKNLEKIKKPRSSNAETLY
- the LOC125053643 gene encoding pyridoxine/pyridoxamine 5'-phosphate oxidase-like isoform X2, encoding MRIRYKDKDETFLEKHLVSKEPFGQFKAWFEEACTRKEILEPNAMCLATATKDCFPSARFVLCKGYGKDGFKFFTNHGSRKAKEMEENPNVAATFYWEVLNRSVRIEGHVEKLSEEESTTYFHSRPVPSQIAACTSYQSTPIESRDILCERESILEAKYMIPNQEVPKPEFWGGYIIRPRAVEFWQGQRDRLHDRIKFRKPKNDEVPDNKILHEGEDGWVYERLSP
- the LOC125053641 gene encoding histidine protein methyltransferase 1 homolog isoform X1 — translated: MASFKFNFNGTDEAVDMKENTEIEWLQCEQVELTNQHNNLETIAKQARMFMCGDVEIGHVFTNQLSIEIGQSKKNAVELAEKEHSDLITGKYEGGLKIWECTYDLIEFLENNDINLDSKKILDLGCGTGILGIYSYLKNATVTFQDYNKEVLENITIPNLLLNIEDETTRQSEIKKCNFFSGDWKSFNDFLSNDEKYDVILTSETIYNLNNYDKLIKLFETRLSKNGVIYVAAKTYYFGVGGGTRQFEKAIENSGTLKSEVVWKTTSGIQREIIKIYKI
- the LOC125053641 gene encoding histidine protein methyltransferase 1 homolog isoform X2 — translated: MASFKFNFNGTDEAVDMKENTEIEWLQCEQVELTNQHNNLETIAKQARMFMCGDVEIGHVFTNQLSIEIGQSKKNAVELAEKEHSDLITGKYEGGLKIWECTYDLIEFLENNDINLDSKKILDLGCGTGILGIYSYLKNATVTFQDYVSSY